The following are encoded together in the Eulemur rufifrons isolate Redbay chromosome 28, OSU_ERuf_1, whole genome shotgun sequence genome:
- the FGFBP3 gene encoding fibroblast growth factor-binding protein 3, whose product MSPPRLRTSLSLLLLLLGSCLLAAARRDKGAAGTAAERAPGPAGGSSGRFNSPEQHACSWQLLLPVPGAAAGSELALSCRGPDGARQQCAYRGEPERCAAYAARSSHYWKQVLGGLRKKRRPCHDPSPLQARLCAGKKGHGAELRLVSRASQPAHSTAAGFPGEPKPRARSRGRPREHAVGPVPSARPKGKSSERKTKGGKRKAASHPHEERPMGTGPYPDGLDENAELTETYCAEKWHSLCNFFVNFWNG is encoded by the coding sequence ATGAGTCCTCCGAGGCTGCGAACGTCGCTCtcgttgctgctgctgctcctgggcaGCTGCCTCCTCGCGGCCGCCCGGAGGGACAAGGGGGCGGCTGGCACCGCGGCGGAGCGGGCCCCCGGCCCCGCAGGCGGCTCCTCGGGTCGCTTCAACAGCCCAGAGCAGCACGCGTGCAGCTGGCAGCTCCTGCTGCCCGTCCCCGGGGCCGCAGCGGGCAGCGAGCTGGCGCTGAGCTGCCGGGGCCCGGACGGGGCGCGCCAGCAGTGCGCCTACCGCGGGGAGCCGGAGCGCTGCGCCGCCTACGCCGCTCGCAGCTCGCACTACTGGAAGCAGGTGCTGGGCGGGCTGCGCAAGAAGCGGCGGCCGTGCCACGACCCCTCGCCGCTCCAGGCCCGCCTGTGCGCCGGCAAGAAGGGCCACGGCGCCGAGCTGCGCCTCGTGTCGCGCGCGTCCCAGCCTGCCCACTCCACCGCCGCGGGCTTCCCCGGGGAGCCCAAGCCCCGGGCCAGAAGCCGGGGGCGGCCCCGGGAGCACGCGGTCGGCCCGGTCCCGAGCGCGCGGCCCAAAGGAAAGTCCTCTGAGAGGAAGACGAAAGGCGGCAAGAGGAAGGCGGCCTCGCACCCCCACGAGGAGCGACCCATGGGGACCGGGCCCTACCCGGACGGGCTGGACGAGAACGCGGAGCTCACAGAGACCTACTGCGCGGAGAAGTGGCACTCCCTCTGCAACTTCTTTGTCAATTTCTGGAACGGCTGA